One Cucumis sativus cultivar 9930 chromosome 1, Cucumber_9930_V3, whole genome shotgun sequence DNA segment encodes these proteins:
- the LOC101221787 gene encoding pentatricopeptide repeat-containing protein At2g27800, mitochondrial has product MNLLLRIRIHFSTNSIDHLFNSNPSYPHFVCFRRFSIHSWWLNNTHHYNLPHFLRVSQIHPYSGPNLSFTNFLLKFYSRAAPSRSFRKRANKRLKSSLKPKLDETQFQLAVSKIPPRFTSEELCNVISLQRDPLVCFELFNWASQQPRFRHDDSSYEITIKKLGEAKMYEEMDHVVNQALAVSSIGSETLYNTMIYFFTEARKLTRAVNIFKHMQNNRNLNCRPSIRTYNLLFTAFLSRGRNTYINHMYMETIRCLFRQMVNDDGIEPDIFSLNCMIKGYVLSLHVNDALRIFHQMGVVYSCLPNSYSFDYLIHGLCAQARTDNAKELCNEMKEKGFVPSSISYNSIVNALALNGEVEDAVNYLWEMIDNRRSPDFITYKTVLDELCRQGKVVEATSLLRELQEKDLVDGHTYRKLLYVLEDDYGNLN; this is encoded by the coding sequence atgaacCTCCTCCTTCGAATTCGCATTCACTTCTCAACCAATTCCATTGACCACCTCTTTAATTCCAACCCATCATATCCACATTTCGTTTGTTTCAGAAGATTTTCGATTCATTCCTGGTGGTTGAACAATACCCATCATTATAACCTCCCCCATTTTCTCCGTGTATCTCAAATCCATCCCTACTCAGGTCCCAACCTCTCTTTTAcgaattttcttttgaaattctaTTCAAGGGCGGCACCTTCAAGATCTTTCCGGAAGAGAGCGAATAAGAGGTTGAAATCCAGCCTCAAACCTAAACTGGACGAAACCCAATTTCAGTTAGCAGTTTCGAAAATCCCTCCGAGGTTTACCTCTGAAGAACTCTGTAATGTAATTTCTCTCCAAAGAGATCCTTTGGTTTGTTTTGAGTTGTTCAATTGGGCTTCACAGCAGCCTCGTTTCAGACATGATGATTCCTCTTATGAGATTACAATTAAGAAGCTGGGTGAGGCGAAAATGTATGAAGAAATGGATCATGTTGTGAATCAGGCGCTTGCTGTTTCTTCTATTGGTTCTGAGACTCTTTACAATactatgatatattttttcactGAGGCAAGGAAGTTGACTAGAGCTGTCAATATATTTAAGCATATGCAGAACAATAGAAACTTGAACTGTAGGCCTTCAATTAGAACATATAATCTACTTTTTACTGCATTCTTGAGTCGAGGTCGTAATACTTATATAAATCATATGTATATGGAGACTATCAGATGTCTCTTCAGACAGATGGTGAATGATGATGGGATTGAACCTGATATATTTAGTTTGAATTGTATGATAAAGGGCTATGTGCTTTCCCTGCATGTTAATGATGCGCTTAGGATCTTTCACCAAATGGGGGTTGTGTATAGCTGCTTACCAAATTCATATTCCTTTGACTATTTGATTCATGGGTTATGCGCCCAAGCTCGTACCGATAATGCAAAGGAATTGTGTAATGAAATGAAGGAAAAGGGGTTTGTGCCTAGTAGTATTTCGTATAATTCAATTGTGAATGCTCTGGCTCTCAATGGAGAGGTTGAAGATGCAGTGAATTATTTGTGGGAGATGATTGATAATAGAAGATCTCCTGATTTTATTACGTATAAGACAGTATTGGACGAACTGTGTAGACAAGGGAAGGTGGTTGAAGCCACGAGTTTGTTGAGGGAATTGCAAGAGAAGGATCTTGTGGATGGTCATACTTATAGGAAACTTCTCTATGTGCTTGAAGATGATTATGGAAATCTAAATTGA